A part of Carassius carassius chromosome 4, fCarCar2.1, whole genome shotgun sequence genomic DNA contains:
- the mboat4 gene encoding ghrelin O-acyltransferase isoform X2: MGSYSLLLFFSAVLLLLLIYCLHPTHIHQWTLGLQMCWQTVWHLYLQYQLYWLQETPDSRLLLAISALMLMTQRVSSLSLDLQEGTITSSFQNSSQDLSILIPFLSYSLNFPALLGGPLCSFNTFVQSVRQMSVTPPLAPYLRRLTSQILQVIILVWIKYPLKELLKSITFRVNSPCVCQNIIWIWILSLLLKMNYYAHWKVSECVNNAAGIGFHGYSHSGKKSWDGFSDGSPWVTEALSRPSAFARQWNRTTAVWLRRMVFKRSNRSPLFMTFLFSAWWHGLHPGQILGFIIWAVTVQGDYKIHHFLHPKLTSKWRKWLYVCLNWAFTQLTISCVVVCVELQSLESVKLLWCSYIAVLPLLSVLIIIIL; the protein is encoded by the exons ATGGGTTCATACAGCTTATTGCTGTTCTTCAGTGCCGTCCTTCTCCTGCTGCTGATATATTGTCTACACCCAACGCATATTCATCAGTGGACACTGGGACTGCAGATGTGTTGGCAAACTGTCTGGCACTTGTACCTCCAGTACCAGTTATACTGGCTTCAAGAGACACCAGACTCCAG GCTATTACTGGCCATATCTGCTCTAATGTTGATGACACAGAGGGTTTCTTCTCTATCTCTTGATCTGCAGGAGGGAACAATCACTAGTTCTTTTCAAAACAGCAGTCAAGATCTGTCTATCCTTATACCATTTCTAAGCTACTCGCTTAATTTTCCTGCACTTCTTGGAGGGCCACTTTGCAGTTTTAACACTTTTGTGCAGTCTGTTAGGCAAATGAGTGTGACTCCACCTTTGGCTCCATATTTAAGGAGACTTACTTCACAGATATTGCAAGTTATAATTTTGGTGTGGATTAAATATCCTCTCAAGGAGCTCTTAAAATCAATCACATTTAGAGTAAACAGCCCTTGCGTTTGTCAAAACATAATATGGATCTGGATCCTGTCGCTGCTACTTAAGATGAACTATTATGCACACTGGAAGGTCAGTGAATGTGTTAACAATGCTGCAGGCATAGGTTTCCATGGGTACAGTCACAGTGGAAAAAAATCATGGGATGGGTTTTCTGATGGCAGTCCATGGGTGACTGAAGCATTGAGTCGTCCTTCAGCGTTTGCACGCCAGTGGAACAGAACCACGGCAGTGTGGCTTCGAAGAATGGTCTTCAAAAGATCCAACAGATCTCCACTGTTTATGACCTTTTTGTTTTCAGCGTGGTGGCATGGCCTTCATCCAGGTCAGATTCTGGGTTTTATCATCTGGGCTGTCACCGTGCAAGGGGACTATAAAATACATCACTTCTTGCATCCAAAACTTACCTCCAAGTGGAGGAAATGGCTGTATGTGTGTTTAAACTGGGCTTTTACTCAACTGACCATTTCATGTGTTGTTGTCTGTGTGGAGCTCCAGAGCTTGGAGTCAGTGAAACTGCTCTGGTGTTCATATATCGCTGTGCTTCCACTACTCagtgttttaataattataatcctGTGA
- the mboat4 gene encoding ghrelin O-acyltransferase isoform X1 yields the protein MKLHLSPLVRYVYLTLGGFIFAILTMGSYSLLLFFSAVLLLLLIYCLHPTHIHQWTLGLQMCWQTVWHLYLQYQLYWLQETPDSRLLLAISALMLMTQRVSSLSLDLQEGTITSSFQNSSQDLSILIPFLSYSLNFPALLGGPLCSFNTFVQSVRQMSVTPPLAPYLRRLTSQILQVIILVWIKYPLKELLKSITFRVNSPCVCQNIIWIWILSLLLKMNYYAHWKVSECVNNAAGIGFHGYSHSGKKSWDGFSDGSPWVTEALSRPSAFARQWNRTTAVWLRRMVFKRSNRSPLFMTFLFSAWWHGLHPGQILGFIIWAVTVQGDYKIHHFLHPKLTSKWRKWLYVCLNWAFTQLTISCVVVCVELQSLESVKLLWCSYIAVLPLLSVLIIIIL from the exons atgaaattacatttatctCCTCTTGTAAGGTATGTCTATTTGACACTGGGAGGATTCATCTTTGCTATTCTAACAATGGGTTCATACAGCTTATTGCTGTTCTTCAGTGCCGTCCTTCTCCTGCTGCTGATATATTGTCTACACCCAACGCATATTCATCAGTGGACACTGGGACTGCAGATGTGTTGGCAAACTGTCTGGCACTTGTACCTCCAGTACCAGTTATACTGGCTTCAAGAGACACCAGACTCCAG GCTATTACTGGCCATATCTGCTCTAATGTTGATGACACAGAGGGTTTCTTCTCTATCTCTTGATCTGCAGGAGGGAACAATCACTAGTTCTTTTCAAAACAGCAGTCAAGATCTGTCTATCCTTATACCATTTCTAAGCTACTCGCTTAATTTTCCTGCACTTCTTGGAGGGCCACTTTGCAGTTTTAACACTTTTGTGCAGTCTGTTAGGCAAATGAGTGTGACTCCACCTTTGGCTCCATATTTAAGGAGACTTACTTCACAGATATTGCAAGTTATAATTTTGGTGTGGATTAAATATCCTCTCAAGGAGCTCTTAAAATCAATCACATTTAGAGTAAACAGCCCTTGCGTTTGTCAAAACATAATATGGATCTGGATCCTGTCGCTGCTACTTAAGATGAACTATTATGCACACTGGAAGGTCAGTGAATGTGTTAACAATGCTGCAGGCATAGGTTTCCATGGGTACAGTCACAGTGGAAAAAAATCATGGGATGGGTTTTCTGATGGCAGTCCATGGGTGACTGAAGCATTGAGTCGTCCTTCAGCGTTTGCACGCCAGTGGAACAGAACCACGGCAGTGTGGCTTCGAAGAATGGTCTTCAAAAGATCCAACAGATCTCCACTGTTTATGACCTTTTTGTTTTCAGCGTGGTGGCATGGCCTTCATCCAGGTCAGATTCTGGGTTTTATCATCTGGGCTGTCACCGTGCAAGGGGACTATAAAATACATCACTTCTTGCATCCAAAACTTACCTCCAAGTGGAGGAAATGGCTGTATGTGTGTTTAAACTGGGCTTTTACTCAACTGACCATTTCATGTGTTGTTGTCTGTGTGGAGCTCCAGAGCTTGGAGTCAGTGAAACTGCTCTGGTGTTCATATATCGCTGTGCTTCCACTACTCagtgttttaataattataatcctGTGA
- the gldc gene encoding glycine dehydrogenase (decarboxylating), mitochondrial, translating to MQSCAKAWRVVISRLMNARAPFRNINSKGDVFNKLQRLTADVSANVRCMGTSQVLWSRKIERILPRHDDFSERHIGPGDKEKREMLNTLGLESIAQLIENTIPPSIRLGRSLKMDDPVCENEILDSLQKIASRNKMWRSYIGMGYYNCSVPPVIQRNLLENSGWVTQYTPYQPEVSQGRLESLLNYQTMVCDITGMAVANASLLDEGTAAAEAMQLCNRQNKRRIFYIDPRCHPQTIAVVQTRANYIGVKTVLKLPHEMDFSGKDVSGVLFQYPDTEGRVEDFTALVDRAHKGGALACCATDLLALCVLRPPGEFGVDITLGSSQRFGVPLCYGGPHAAFFAVKENLVRMMPGRMVGVTRDAAGKEVYRLALQTREQHIRRDKATSNICTAQALLANMAAMYALYHGPQGLRHIAERTHNATLILAEGLIRAGHKLQHENFFDTLKINCGVAGKDILEKAMLREINLRVYSDGLLGVSLDETVTERDLDDLLWIFGCESSAELIAEKMSERTKGLLASPFKRTSKFLSHTVFNSYHSETNIVRYMKRLENKDISLVHSMIPLGSCTMKLNSSSELMPITWREFANIHPFVPLDQAEGYQQLFRQLERDLCEITGYDKISFQPNSGAQGEYAGLAAIKAYLNSKGESHRTVCLIPKSAHGTNPASAQMAGMKVQVVEVDKDGNIDVSHLKAMVDKHKANLAAIMITYPSTNGVFEENVSEVCELIHQNGGQVYLDGANMNAQVGLCRPGDYGSDVSHLNLHKTFCIPHGGGGPGMGPIGVKRHLAPFLPSHPVVSMQSSNAGSSLGTISAAPWGSSAILPISWAYIKMMGSKGLAHATEVAILNANYMAKRLENHYKILFRGSKGFIAHEFILDVRPFKKSANIEAVDVAKRLQDYGFHAPTMSWPVAGTLMIEPTESEDKVELDRFCDSLLAIRQEIADIEEGRMDSRVNPLKMAPHSLACITSTTWDRPYSREYAAFPMPFVRPETKFWPTISRIDDIYGDQHLVCTCPPMDVYESPYEERASS from the exons ATGCAGAGCTGCGCTAAAGCCTGGCGTGTTGTCATCAGCAGGTTGATGAACGCTCGCGCGCCGTTTAGGAATATCAACAGTAAAGGGGATGTTTTTAATAAACTACAGCGTTTAACCGCAGACGTGTCTGCAAATGTGCGGTGTATGGGTACCTCACAAGTTTTGTGGTCTAGAAAGATTGAACGAATCCTGCCGAGACATGATGATTTTTCTGAAAGACACATTGGACCGGGTgacaaagaaaaaagagagatgcTTAATACCCTTGGACTTGAG TCAATTGCTCAGCTTATAGAAAACACCATTCCCCCATCCATCCGCCTGGGAAGAAGTTTGAAAATGGACGATCCTGTGT GTGAGAACGAAATTCTTGATTCGCTCCAAAAGATTGCTTCAAGGAACAAGATGTGGAGGTCCTATATTGGAATGGGTTATTATAACTGCTCCGTCCCACCAGTCATACAAAGAAACCTGCTAGAGAATTCGGGATG GGTGACCCAGTACACCCCCTACCAGCCCGAGGTCTCTCAGGGGCGCCTGGAGAGCTTGCTCAATTATCAGACCATGGTCTGTGATATCACGGGAATGGCAGTAGCCAATGCGTCACTGCTGGATGAAGGTACTGCTGCTGCTGAGGCCATGCAGCTCTGCAACAG acaaaacAAAAGAAGAATTTTCTACATTGACCCACGCTGCCATCCACAGACTATTGCAGTTGTGCAAACCAGAGCCAA TTACATTGGTGTGAAAACCGTTCTGAAGCTTCCTCACGAGATGGACTTCAGTGGGAAGGATGTTAGTGGGGTGCTCTTCCAGTATCCAGACACTGAGGGCAGAGTGGAAGATTTTACTGCACTTGTTGATCGGGCTCACAAGGGTGGA gcACTGGCTTGCTGTGCCACAGACTTGCTGGCGCTCTGTGTGTTGCGTCCTCCGGGTGAGTTTGGAGTGGACATCACCTTGGGCAGCTCTCAGCGCTTTGGGGTGCCTCTCTGCTATGGTGGGCCTCATGCTGCATTCTTTGCAGTCAAAGAAAATCTGGTTCGGATGATGCCAGGAAGGATGGTTGGAGTGACCAG AGATGCAGCGGGTAAAGAGGTTTATCGTCTGGCTCTCCAGACCAGAGAGCAGCACATCCGCAGGGACAAAGCCACCAGCAACATCTGCACTGCCCAG gcTCTTCTTGCAAACATGGCTGCCATGTATGCGTTGTATCATGGTCCTCAAGGATTGAGGCACATTGCAGAGAGAACCCATAATGCAACATTGATTCTGGCAGAGG GGCTGATAAGAGCAGGGCACAAACTCCAACATGAGAACTTCTTTGACAcgctgaagatcaactgtggtgTGGCCGGAAAGGACATCTTAGAAAAAGCTATGCTGCGGGAGATCAACTTACGAGTGTACAGTGATGGCCTG CTTGGAGTGTCTCTGGACGAAACGGTCACCGAGAGAGACTTGGACGATCTGCTCTGGATCTTCGGCTGTGAATCCTCAGCT GAGCTTATTGCTGAGAAAATGAGTGAACGAACAAAAGGATTGCTGGCAAGCCCTTTCAAGAGAACCAGCAAATTTCTTTCCCATACAGTGTTTAACAG CTATCACTCAGAGACCAATATTGTACGTTACATGAAGCGCCTGGAAAATAAGGATATTTCCCTCGTACACAGTATGATTCCTTTG GGTTCGTGCACAATGAAGCTGAATAGTTCCTCAGAGCTCATG CCTATCACCTGGAGAGAATTTGCAAACATCCACCCTTTCGTGCCATTGGATCAGGCTGAAGGTTATCAGCAGCTCTTCAGACAGctagagagagacctttgtgagATTACAGGATATGATAAGATCTCCTTTCAACCAAATAG TGGTGCGCAGGGGGAATATGCTGGCTTGGCTGCAATCAAAGCCTATCTAAATTCCAAAGGAGAATCTCACAGAACA GTTTGTCTGATTCCCAAATCTGCTCATGGAACCAACCCTGCCAGCGCTCAGATGGCAGGCATGAAGGTTCAGGTGGTGGAGGTGGATAAAGATGGCAACATTGATGTGTCTCACCTGAAAGCCATG GTGGACAAACATAAGGCCAACTTGGCTGCCATTATGATCACATACCCCTCCACTAATGGTGTGTTTGAGGAGAACGTGAGTGAAGTGTGTGAGCTCATCCATCAGAATGGCGGACAGGTGTACCTGGATGGTGCCAACATGAACGCACAG GTTGGATTATGTCGGCCAGGAGACTATGGCTCAGATGTGTCTCACCTGAATCTCCATAAAACTTTCTGCATTCCTCATGGTGGTGGCGGCCCTGGGATGGGACCAATAGGAGT GAAACGGCATCTCGCTCCCTTCCTGCCCAGTCATCCAGTGGTGAGCATGCAGTCCAGTAATGCAGGAAGTTCTCTGGGCACCATCAGTGCCGCTCCCTGGGGCTCCAGCGCCATTCTGCCCATCTCATGGGCTTACATTAAG ATGATGGGTTCAAAGGGTCTTGCTCATGCTACAGAGGTGGCCATCCTTAACGCTAATTACATGGCTAAAAGACTGGAAAACCACTACAAAATTCTTTTCAGGGGCTCTAAAG GATTCATTGCTCATGAATTTATTTTGGATGTGCGGCCTTTCAAAAAGTCGGCAAACATTGAAGCAGTTGATGTAGCTAAAAGACTGCAAGATTATG GGTTTCATGCACCGACCATGTCATGGCCTGTGGCTGGTACTCTGATGATCGAACCCACGGAGTCTGAGGACAAGGTCGAACTCGACCGCTTCTGTGACTCGCTGCTGGCCATCCGGCAGGAAATTGCAGACATCGAAGAGGGCCGGATGGACTCCAGGGTTAATCCTCTCAAG ATGGCTCCTCACTCACTGGCCTGTATTACCTCCACCACATGGGACAGACCTTACTCCAGAGAGTATGCTGCTTTCCCCATG CCTTTCGTGAGACCTGAGACCAAGTTCTGGCCCACAATTTCAAGGATCGATGACATCTACGGAGACCAACATCTCGTCTGCACATGTCCACCCATGGATGTCTACGAGTCGCCATATGAAGAAAGGGCTTCGTCATGA
- the LOC132129968 gene encoding 4-hydroxybenzoate polyprenyltransferase, mitochondrial-like has translation MMSCTRLLALLEPHALKRSLPQICAARLSGLRRQHGNIARAFCQPGSGFNKTDDHRQRIWPPSLEGHSCGRRFFSLTPAGIVNSAPASVQPYLRLMRLDKPIGTWLLYLPCTWSIGLAADPGCLPDLHMLALFGVGALLMRGAGCTINDMWDKDFDMKVSRTATRPIASGEITPFQALVFLGGQLSLALGVLLCLNYYSIVLGAASLSLVVTYPLMKRITYWPQFVLGLTLNWGALLGWSAVKGSCDWSVCLPLYVSGVMWTLIYDTIYAHQDKDDDLKVGVKSTALRFQENTKLWLSGFTGAMLSGLVLAGANADQTLPYYCAVSAVAIHLAHQIYAVDIHRPEDCWKKFASNRNLGLLLFLGIVTGNLWKMRNDHQCETT, from the exons ATGATGTCGTGCACCAGACTACTGGCACTGCTTGAGCCGCATGCATTGAAAAGGAGTCTACCACAGATCTGCGCTGCCCGTCTTTCAGGTCTCAGAAGACAGCATGGAAACATCGCCAGAGCCTTCTGTCAGCCTGGATCTGGCTTTAACAAAACTGATGACCACAGGCAGAGAATATGGCCTCCTTCATTGGAAGGTCACAGCTGTGGCAGAAGGTTTTTCAGCCTCACTCCTGCTGGGATTGTGAACTCAGCCCCAGCCTCTGTTCAGCCGTACCTCAGATTGATGAGGCTGGACAAACCCATAG GAACGTGGCTGCTGTATCTGCCTTGTACGTGGAGTATTGGGTTGGCGGCCGACCCAGGATGCCTTCCTGATCTGCATATGCTTGCGCTCTTTGGTGTGGGAGCTTTACTTATGAGAGGAGCAGGATGCACTATCAATGACATGTGGGACAAAGACTTTGACATGAAG GTGTCAAGGACAGCCACTCGGCCCATTGCATCAGGGGAGATCACACCGTTTCAGGCTCTGGTTTTTCTTGGAGGCCAGCTGAGTTTAGCACTGGGGGTTCTGCTCTGCCTCAATTACTACAG CATTGTTCTTGGAGCCGCCTCTTTGTCGCTGGTGGTCACATACCCTCTCATGAAGAGAATCACATACTGGCCACAGTTTGTTTTAG GTCTCACTCTTAATTGGGGTGCTCTTCTGGGTTGGTCTGCTGTGAAGGGATCATGTGATTGGTCGGTGTGTTTACCTCTCTATGTATCTGGTGTCATGTGGACATTGATTTATGACACAATCTATGCCCATCAG GACAAAGATGATGATTTAAAAGTGGGTGTGAAGTCCACAGCTCTGAGGTTTCAGGAGAACACCAAACTGTGGCTGAGTGGCTTCACTGGGGCGATGCTGTCAGGGCTGGTTCTAGCAGGAGCTAATGCTGACCAGACTTTGCCCTACTATTGTGCAGTGTCTGCAGTAGCCATTCATCTAGCACATCAG ATCTACGCTGTGGACATCCACAGACCGGAGGACTGCTGGAAAAAGTTTGCTTCAAACCGAAATCTTGGACTGCTTTTATTTTTAGGAATAGTGACTGGAAACCTATGGAAAATGAGAAATGACCATCAGTGTGAAACAACTTAA